A window of Bdellovibrionota bacterium genomic DNA:
GATTTAGAAACAATGTCTTTAAATATGGGACAACTTGCAAATACAACGGACGAGATGCTTTCAAAGCAACTTTCTAAGTTTGAAAGAATGATCATAGTGGCTTGCGGAACAAGTTACTACGCAGGAATGGTAGCTGAATATTATTTAGAGAAAATAGCAAAGATTCCAGTAGAAATCGAGTTTGCTTCAGAATTTAGATACAGAGAACCTATCGTGGATAAAAACACATTGGTTTTATTTATTTCTCAAAGTGGTGAGACGGCAGATACTATTGCAGCGATGAAGCTTGTGAAAGAGCAAGGCGTTTCGACGATGAGCCTTTGCAATGTAAAGCTTTCGACTCTTGATCGTGCTACGCAATTTAAAATGTACATGAACTGTGAATCTGAAATCGGTGTGGCAAGTACAAAAGCCTTTACAAGCAGTTTGATTCTATTGAATCTTTTCTCTTTATATCTTGGAAAAATTCGTGGTCATGTGAATGCTGATGAAGAGAAGAAACACATTCGTGCGCTTTTGGATTTCCCAAGTCTTATGGAAAAAGTTTTAGCCTACGATTCTTTCTTTAAAGAAACGGCGGAAGATTTAAAAAAGTTCAGAGGCTTTTTATATATAGGACGCGGTGTAAATTACCCGATAGCAATGGAAGGTGCTTTGAAATTAAAAGAGTTGGCTTATATGCATGCAGAAGGTTATGCCGCAGGCGAAATGAAGCACGGACCGATTGCCTTGATTGATGAGAAGATGGCTATTGTTGCGGTTGCACCTTACGATGACGTTTTTGAAAAAACGATGAGCAATGTAGAAGAAGTTGCGGCTCGTGGAGGAAAAGTGATTGGCATTGGCTCTGATCAAAACGAAAGTATGAAAAGAGTTTCACAACACTATTTAACTCTTCCACAGGCGCATTGGAGTTTGAATCCAATTTTAGCAGTTGTCCCATTACAACTTATGGCATATCACGTATCCGATTCCCTAGGCTACGACGTCGACCAGCCTAGAAATCTTGCCAAGTCCGTAACAGTCGAGTAACCTAGTGCCCTGCACTTTTTGAGTAGACGAGGAGATCATTATGAAGAATGCAAAAGTTATTGAAAGTTTAAATCATATTTTAGAATTAGAAGTTTCTGGAGTAGTTAGATATTTGCATTATGCTCTGATGATCACGGGGCCAAATAGAATTC
This region includes:
- the glmS gene encoding glutamine--fructose-6-phosphate transaminase (isomerizing) encodes the protein MCGIVGYYGEKNPKDVIMDGLKALEYRGYDSAGVAIFDHGQVKRVRAEGKLVNLEVLLKNTSFDGHTGIGHTRWATHGVPSERNAHPHTVDGVSIVHNGIIENYIDIKEKLAKDGVKFTSDTDSELVAHLISREIKNTKNLLKAVFNVLPKLHGAFSIVTLWQETPNEIVAFKNGPPLLLGAGDGENIIASDLQAIVKHTKNIVYVEDNEVIHVDGVKYALYTGDGKKISRAPEKIEWTQEAAEKKGYPHFMLKEIFEQPRTVASAIQPYIDLETMSLNMGQLANTTDEMLSKQLSKFERMIIVACGTSYYAGMVAEYYLEKIAKIPVEIEFASEFRYREPIVDKNTLVLFISQSGETADTIAAMKLVKEQGVSTMSLCNVKLSTLDRATQFKMYMNCESEIGVASTKAFTSSLILLNLFSLYLGKIRGHVNADEEKKHIRALLDFPSLMEKVLAYDSFFKETAEDLKKFRGFLYIGRGVNYPIAMEGALKLKELAYMHAEGYAAGEMKHGPIALIDEKMAIVAVAPYDDVFEKTMSNVEEVAARGGKVIGIGSDQNESMKRVSQHYLTLPQAHWSLNPILAVVPLQLMAYHVSDSLGYDVDQPRNLAKSVTVE